GACGCCGAATCTTTTTCGTTTAAGTCAGATTTTTATCAATTGATGGAGCATAGATTAGCCATGCCAATCGGCTATATCTTGCAATTTTTTATCGCAGAAAGCGAACCTTCGGAATACGCCTTCTTGATACAGTTTGCAACGGAATCGGCCAAATCGATTACTTCTTGGGGAATTTTGATTTCTGCGTCGCCCTCTGAGCTGTCTTTTTCAGAAGGAGTATTTGCCTTGATAATGGAATCAGCGACAGCTTGCGCTATGGAATCGGCCCGGGCGCGTTCTTCCGCCCTGCGGTCTTTGGCATCTTCATAAACTTGTGCAGAAACGCGATTTAATTTGACTCCGTTTCTACTGACGACCCTGACAATGCCGTCATGGATTCCATAGTAGAAAGCAGAAATGGAGCAAAGATTCTCGCCGCTATCAGGTACGCTGAAATGCAGGATGTCGTAGAAAGTGGAATCAAGCACTTTCAGGGAATCCATGAATTTTAGTGAATAGCCTTCATTGTTTTTTGCAGGCAAGCTGGGTTCTTCGAAAATAATTTTCTGATTTTTCTCAATATCATAAGTATCAAATAGATTCTGATTCGGGTGACAAACAATTTCGATGGAGCCTCCGTCAGAACTAGGGATTACATACAGCCCGATATTGATAGCGGATGCCAACGCCTTAGCTTTATAAACCAAGGAAGGCGATTCTTTTTCTCCAAACTCGGCGTAGTGATTCACCTTGTCCACAAATTTGACGGAGTCGGCGAGATAAATGATGGAATCCTTGCTGAAACTCTTTTGGGCATTCCACAGAGTTTGCATGTCCGTGGTAAATTCAGGCGGGTCATTGTCTTCGCCGCAAGCCAAAAAAGATGCCGGAACAGCAAGGCAAATCGCGCAAAAAAATGCTCGGAGGTACATGTTTTTCATTAGTCGTCCTCCTCATTGATTGCAATGTGGCTTCCGTCTTCCAATTCGATCTTCAAGATTCCCTTTTTGGTGTTGTAGTAAAGCTTGGCGTCAGATTCGACTGAGGCGATTTTTCCTTTGCTTACGGCAACGCCTGTGTACACGACTCCATTGATTTTCATGGAGTCGATGTAAGGAGAATCGGAACCAGGCATGTTTTGGAGAGCGAGGGGATTCGGGAGAGAAAATTCGTACTGACCGAAAGCCACATCGACGTTTCCGCTTTTTTTCATGTCTTCTTCGCTATAATAGAAGGTAGAAGCGTCTGAGGCTAGCGAAATGAAATAGATGGGGTATGCCGATTCTAGCGTTGTTTTTAAGTGTTTTTGGCAACTGTAGTCAATGGAATTTTTTCTCTCGGTGACAGTAAGGGAAAACAGATAGCCGTCCGAATGTTTGAAGGGAATGCTCTTCCCTTTTTTATAGCCGCCAAACTCTGCGGCATACCCCTGGATGTTGGAATTATCGACGCACCTTTGACTGTAATTTTCGCTAGATGAAATAATATCACCGCAGGCGCAAAGCAAAATAAGCGAGGCGCACGCCAAAAAACGCATTCTTTTTAACAAACTCATCATGAATATAAATTATATAATTCACATCCATTGTCAAGAGATTTCTCCCCAAACCCCAAAAAAAAGTCTTACTTCAGGAACAGCGAGAGTTTGCCGAAATCAAGAATCGTGATAAACACAAAGAAGCTGATGAAGAAGGCGGCAGCGACGTTCTGGATGACGGTCTGCGTCTTGGTAGAAAGCGGCTTGCCGCGAAGCTTTTCAAGGGCGAGGAACATCAGGAGGCCACCGTCGGTAATCGCGAGCGGAAGCAGGTTCATGACGCCCAAGTTAATGCTGATAAGAGCGAGCAGCATCAGGAAATCCTGGAAGCCGCTCATCCACACGTTACCCATGACGGCAACAATCGAGACCGGACCGGAGAACGCATCGACCTTCACCTGGCCCTGGAACATACGCTTAAAGTAGCGGAAGATACTTGTCGTCATTTTCCAGCTGGTCGCGCAGGTTTTCGTAAAGGCTTCGACAGGGCCGCGGCGCACAATTTTCGTTTCGCGGAAGAGCACGTAGCCCATCTGAATGCCGACCATGTAGCGCTTATATTCTTCGTTGTAGGCGGGCGTGAGCGCCTTCGTGAGCGTATCGCCGTTACGAATGACGGTGACATTCACGGTTTCGCCCTTGCTACCGTCAATGATGCGCACGACTTCCTCGTAGCGGGAAATGTGTTCGCCGTTGATTTCAAAAATCGTATCGCCAACGGCAAGGCCCGCTTTTTCGGCAGCGGAACCCGCAACAGGCGGCAGGCGCACAATCACGCGGTTACGCGGGTAGATACCGATATCACCGATACCCAATGCTATTTCGGAGCCAGTGGAATCTTGTGCGGGAACAATCAGTTCTTCGGGAACAA
This is a stretch of genomic DNA from uncultured Fibrobacter sp.. It encodes these proteins:
- the rseP gene encoding RIP metalloprotease RseP, with protein sequence MESILSNVLMFVLGLIGLSFLVTIHELGHFLVAKWNNVKVNTFSIGFGKKLIRYRHGETEYCISAIPFGGYVAMAGENPDTLKDGQVPDERDFVAKSVGARASIAFAGPFINIVFAFILLMILYMVGVEEPATNDLIVGFVAKDSPALAAGIQPGDTVTEINGKPTQGWDDFREQIGVSLGASVPLTVHRGGEPLTITVVPEELIVPAQDSTGSEIALGIGDIGIYPRNRVIVRLPPVAGSAAEKAGLAVGDTIFEINGEHISRYEEVVRIIDGSKGETVNVTVIRNGDTLTKALTPAYNEEYKRYMVGIQMGYVLFRETKIVRRGPVEAFTKTCATSWKMTTSIFRYFKRMFQGQVKVDAFSGPVSIVAVMGNVWMSGFQDFLMLLALISINLGVMNLLPLAITDGGLLMFLALEKLRGKPLSTKTQTVIQNVAAAFFISFFVFITILDFGKLSLFLK